From Pseudothermotoga thermarum DSM 5069, a single genomic window includes:
- a CDS encoding diguanylate cyclase, protein MKILQFLRETYNGSEYLVEDKSMLKVMKVLKPEAIGGSKAKLANFISMISKVKHPGLLIPESFDLRDKPVIYLPYFKAKPVDQANLQSKDFAIFVLSLLREFLHRSIAIPVLSLDDFIFSESFYMIPPIWFNSKELPKGEKIVVAPEFEKYGTASIFSTAYTFGKLAQKFAKEAELKEFFNDFVYEDPTNRKTHLSLLPQIFSETIEKKVIKVKPVFMKRNEADQILQQILNAKSGLQTILVYGPQRSGKTTLLDYVSTEVRKFNIPVIWVENFDTLFLATLQLLSSEDYESLDQIDRKVIEEFLAGKRLSVDQISLTLGRILNKISKSVIVIDDVQEMGVSLRSLIEQLNSFNFKTSHILLLASTQMPIPVKYDYFIQLEPFDIHKTQLFLSSMLDVPGEQIETLSNWVYTISQGLPGKIVQVVDIAIKIGALKYENEQLQFDPSAILAHDFSEIVELKLDLEKYKKDGSNLIALCGEKFTVEDLEALFTSMEDQGIKVKPTLSSLLTDGIVYWENNGYRFTLKEIWEKLYQSIDEKTRERNHLILSQKFVDPAKKAWHMLMIGRKAAAACLFLLAARKKLNSYGELSDALNYLKEAEKIFPARQSYALISLKLKALLIKGEPNLLESFALMLEGNQKYLFEQYVALVAANKINLAREIEEKNPHIFEASTDYSKLRKLYWKVRRILASGEEVSKELMKELDILIGRLKMNKVHLKLKIQTLLLIAEIRRESHPLQVMEMLNSIRKISEENNFLDILPRILFSIASIMTTSFEAISLYEKVIEIGHKIGSTELIQTALSNLVWVSLYHGEVEKMFANLQRLRQLAHLTGMLNVEAYSYFVEGNYHSYNHEVENALEDFSREIEIEKYLGIEQRGLRGLVAAYAISGYIEEAVRLIKENIDNPAMKNPAFVRFRNLFLANDDQEFYKAWKEFLYKGDPYWKEETCQIFGPRLIKVDREGFTRFLEQLEQDNIRYGSYLSLAQVYEGAALAYQSIGEIPLAINYAERAISIYKSRGFENAAKWLENKLKFAPPIHQVLSIVESARQKANEEVSNLLSDAKNLIGQIIEYQNFAEYALDTLKIVSAQDQLSTTMEFLASRLMSLLPISSVALVLRNPKGKIVEKISINLSEVPLKPKFSYTPLEVCNVVSVYENYSLVLYVANKALYLDETIFTEFLRMLIRMQEIIAHVVKNILIYQESITDPLTGLYNRRYFAMKLKEEYERVNRYGGNFCVIVTDIDDFKKINDKYGHDVGDEVLRFISSVLRSSTRSTDVLSRYGGEEFVLILLNTTKNDGVKVAEKILKSIIDTNPFEFKLTLSFGVSGYPEDPAKRPEDLIVFADKAMYISKERGKACVTAYQ, encoded by the coding sequence TTGAAAATATTACAGTTTCTAAGGGAAACCTACAATGGTAGTGAATATTTGGTGGAAGATAAGTCGATGTTGAAAGTAATGAAAGTTTTAAAACCAGAGGCAATTGGGGGATCGAAAGCAAAACTTGCAAACTTCATCTCAATGATTTCGAAAGTAAAACATCCAGGATTGCTGATTCCAGAGAGCTTTGATCTTAGGGATAAACCGGTTATATATTTGCCTTACTTTAAAGCAAAACCAGTGGATCAAGCAAATTTGCAAAGCAAAGATTTTGCAATCTTTGTTTTATCGCTTCTTAGGGAGTTTCTTCACCGTTCAATCGCTATTCCCGTTTTATCCTTAGACGATTTCATCTTTTCTGAATCTTTTTACATGATACCTCCCATTTGGTTTAACAGTAAAGAATTACCAAAAGGAGAAAAAATCGTTGTAGCCCCAGAGTTTGAAAAATACGGCACAGCATCGATTTTTTCAACTGCGTACACCTTTGGAAAACTTGCACAGAAATTTGCGAAGGAAGCAGAACTAAAAGAATTTTTCAACGACTTTGTATATGAAGATCCCACGAACAGAAAAACGCATTTGTCACTGCTTCCGCAAATATTTTCAGAAACAATCGAGAAAAAGGTGATAAAAGTTAAACCAGTATTCATGAAAAGGAACGAAGCGGACCAAATTTTACAGCAGATTTTAAACGCCAAATCTGGTTTGCAAACCATTTTGGTTTATGGTCCGCAACGTTCTGGCAAAACAACCCTACTCGATTACGTTTCAACAGAAGTTAGAAAGTTTAATATACCCGTTATATGGGTTGAGAATTTTGACACCCTCTTTCTTGCAACACTTCAACTTTTGAGTAGCGAGGACTATGAAAGTTTGGATCAAATAGATCGAAAAGTAATTGAAGAATTTTTGGCAGGTAAGCGACTTTCAGTTGACCAAATCAGTTTAACTTTGGGAAGGATTTTGAACAAAATTTCCAAGTCAGTTATCGTCATCGACGATGTTCAAGAAATGGGAGTTTCCTTGAGATCGCTAATAGAACAGCTAAATTCTTTCAATTTCAAAACTAGCCACATTTTGCTTTTGGCTTCGACTCAAATGCCTATACCAGTCAAGTACGATTATTTTATTCAACTTGAGCCGTTTGATATTCATAAAACTCAGCTTTTCTTATCTTCAATGCTTGATGTACCAGGCGAGCAAATTGAAACGCTTTCCAATTGGGTTTATACAATCTCCCAAGGTTTGCCAGGAAAAATTGTTCAAGTAGTTGACATAGCGATAAAGATTGGGGCGTTGAAATACGAAAATGAACAATTGCAGTTTGATCCATCCGCGATTTTGGCTCACGATTTTTCTGAGATCGTTGAACTAAAGCTTGATTTGGAAAAATACAAAAAAGACGGATCAAACTTAATTGCATTGTGCGGAGAAAAGTTCACGGTAGAAGATCTTGAAGCATTATTTACCTCAATGGAAGATCAAGGAATAAAGGTTAAGCCAACTCTTTCTAGTCTTCTTACAGATGGAATCGTATACTGGGAAAACAATGGTTACAGATTCACGTTGAAAGAGATTTGGGAAAAACTTTATCAAAGCATTGATGAAAAAACGCGTGAAAGGAATCATTTGATTTTGTCTCAAAAGTTTGTCGATCCAGCGAAAAAGGCTTGGCACATGCTTATGATAGGAAGAAAAGCAGCGGCAGCATGTCTTTTCTTGCTTGCAGCAAGAAAGAAGCTGAATTCTTATGGTGAACTATCCGACGCTTTGAACTATTTGAAAGAAGCAGAAAAGATTTTTCCGGCTAGACAAAGCTATGCTTTAATTAGTTTAAAACTCAAAGCCCTTTTGATCAAAGGAGAACCAAATTTACTTGAGTCTTTTGCGCTGATGCTTGAGGGAAATCAAAAATATCTTTTTGAGCAGTACGTTGCCCTTGTCGCTGCAAACAAAATCAACCTTGCACGCGAAATTGAAGAGAAAAATCCGCATATTTTCGAAGCATCAACGGATTATTCAAAGCTTAGAAAGCTGTATTGGAAAGTAAGACGCATCCTTGCAAGCGGTGAAGAAGTCTCAAAAGAGTTGATGAAAGAATTGGATATTTTGATTGGTAGACTTAAAATGAATAAAGTACATTTAAAGTTAAAAATTCAAACGCTTTTGCTGATCGCTGAAATTAGAAGAGAATCCCATCCGCTGCAGGTGATGGAAATGTTAAATTCTATTAGAAAAATATCCGAGGAAAACAATTTTCTTGATATTCTTCCAAGGATATTGTTTTCAATTGCAAGCATTATGACGACAAGTTTTGAAGCAATAAGTTTGTACGAAAAAGTAATAGAGATTGGTCATAAAATTGGATCAACTGAGTTAATTCAAACTGCCTTAAGTAACCTGGTGTGGGTAAGCCTTTATCATGGCGAAGTAGAAAAAATGTTTGCAAATCTTCAACGTTTAAGACAGCTCGCTCACTTAACAGGCATGTTGAATGTAGAAGCTTACAGCTACTTTGTCGAAGGTAATTACCATTCTTACAACCACGAGGTTGAGAATGCACTTGAAGATTTTTCGAGAGAAATAGAGATCGAAAAATACCTTGGAATTGAGCAAAGAGGTTTAAGAGGATTGGTGGCAGCTTATGCAATAAGTGGTTATATCGAAGAAGCTGTCAGGTTGATAAAAGAAAACATAGATAATCCAGCGATGAAAAATCCAGCTTTTGTGAGGTTTCGCAATTTGTTTTTGGCAAACGATGATCAAGAATTCTACAAAGCTTGGAAAGAATTTCTTTACAAAGGTGATCCTTATTGGAAAGAAGAAACTTGCCAAATATTCGGCCCAAGGTTGATAAAAGTGGATCGCGAAGGTTTCACAAGGTTCCTTGAACAGCTTGAACAAGACAACATAAGATATGGAAGCTACCTTTCGCTTGCTCAGGTGTACGAAGGGGCTGCGCTGGCTTATCAAAGTATAGGGGAAATACCTTTGGCAATAAACTACGCAGAGCGGGCAATATCCATCTACAAAAGCAGAGGTTTTGAAAACGCCGCCAAATGGCTTGAGAACAAGTTGAAGTTTGCCCCACCAATTCATCAAGTACTTTCGATTGTCGAATCTGCTAGGCAAAAAGCAAACGAAGAAGTCTCTAACCTGCTGTCCGATGCCAAAAACTTGATAGGCCAAATCATAGAATATCAAAACTTTGCCGAATACGCTCTGGATACGTTGAAAATTGTGAGTGCTCAGGATCAACTTTCAACAACTATGGAATTTTTAGCCTCAAGGTTGATGAGCCTTTTACCGATATCATCAGTGGCGTTAGTTTTAAGAAATCCCAAGGGAAAAATAGTGGAGAAAATATCGATCAATCTATCCGAAGTACCACTTAAGCCAAAGTTTTCATACACTCCACTTGAGGTTTGCAACGTTGTATCAGTTTATGAAAATTATTCATTGGTTCTTTACGTAGCCAACAAAGCGTTGTATTTGGATGAAACCATTTTCACGGAATTTTTGAGAATGCTCATCAGAATGCAAGAAATCATCGCACACGTCGTGAAGAATATCTTGATATACCAAGAGAGCATTACAGACCCATTGACCGGTTTGTACAACCGTCGTTACTTCGCGATGAAATTGAAAGAAGAATACGAAAGAGTTAATCGATACGGTGGAAACTTCTGTGTGATAGTCACTGACATCGACGACTTTAAGAAGATCAACGATAAGTATGGTCACGACGTTGGCGATGAAGTGCTTAGGTTTATATCGTCAGTCCTAAGAAGTTCCACAAGATCAACGGACGTTTTGAGCAGGTACGGTGGAGAAGAGTTTGTTCTAATCCTTCTCAACACCACAAAAAACGACGGA